One Glycine max cultivar Williams 82 chromosome 1, Glycine_max_v4.0, whole genome shotgun sequence genomic window, AGCTTGTGAAATCTTCTGAACCACCAATGAGGATGAATGATTATTACCATCATAACTGTGATCACTCAAATCAATTATGGGAATTGAGTCCAGAGAAGTAACCTCTGAAAGTTGTGGTCTTTCATCTTCTGGGAGGATAAATTTAGGAGATAAGGAAAGTAGAGAAGAAGACTCATTTGCTAACTGAAAGGTCTTCATCTTGCCAGAGAAACTTGAGATTGAGAAGTTCAATTACCATTTACCAAAGAGAGGAGATTTTATTTCCAAAAAACGtgtctttttctttccaaaacaaCACTTgctatttctttaatatttttttattcataaaaaaagtaGAAGTCCGCATCATGTGTGCCTTTCGTGTGCAAGAGTGAAACTGTTATTCGCACTAAATAGCGTCTCTATTTAGTTAACATAAATGTTTAACACAATCAAATTCAAAGGATTTGTCTAAGGTGGTTTTGATTTTTGAGGTACTTCACTCGTTAGACAAATCCTCAAAggcaagaagaaaataaagttagTTGATAGTCACGTGCGCAACTAACTAGCAAAGTTAATCAAAATGAAAGGaaccatttttcaaaagtaGATTGCAGCAGGACAATAGGTAAAAAAATGGTCCATGATGGACCACTTTAATCGTCACCGTTGATTGTATTCGAATTTAGGATTCAATTGAACTTTCTAATTATTTACTTTGATGAGTTGGCTTTATCTGTAAATGCATTAACACTGATCTCTTTTGTGGTTTTCAGCTGAAAAACTACTTTCCTGGTACGGTTAAGTTTAgtgttttattaatatttttttactaaggattttaatttttctttctcaccGAAACTTACCTCGTTATGTTTCCGATCTTCATTGCAAATATAGTAATCTCTATGCTCTCTTCATTCCTGCTGTGATCCCACAATTGCTATTTATGATCACCTGAATGACTCAATAAATAACATTAAGGATTTGAGTCCTGATTTGTATGTTTGCCTTGATATTTTACTTGAGGTACTGTGATCTAACAAGGATTGTTCCTCATATTTATTTAGAATTCCACTTCATTCAAACTATTCAAAAAACAATTTCTTGAGATCTCAACAAAAATCTCTCAATAACCATAAGAGGGAATTTTGCATTTAAACAAAATTAGGTACAGGTCAAGCAACGTACTTCTCtaccatctcatacaaaccacGTGCTGATCAGACAGTAATGCCAAACAAATTATACCGTGTAAGTATAActgcaagtaaaaaaaaaaaaaaagatgaaaaacaaaagtATTGATTACAGTGGTAACAAGAGTCCAAAAGCTATATCACAAACTATACATCCCACGAAATTATAAACCCAGTGTATGTAGGCAGAGTCCAGATATTCTTGTATCACAGCTGTTGATCCAACCATGGGTCTCTAGGAGCTTTTTTAGCGCCAAAATATTCTGCAACACTTTCAGAAACTTCAGCAACATTATTCAACAATGAGGCTCCCCATGCGAGCCATCCTGTCTGTGCTTGCTGATTTTGTGTTTCGGACATGCTTTTCTGTTGAGCTTCTTCAATGAGATCGAGCCACCACTTGGCCATGAACTCCTTCACAGCCTCAGCCCCTTGATTTACAACCTCAATTGGGGGAACTATGATTGGATTCTGGTCCAGGTTGAGCTTTGTCAATTTTTCAAGCCTACCGAACGAGTAAGGAAGAGCTCGGATTTGGTTGTTGCTGAGGTCAAGCTCCCTTAAGTTGACCAGATCACCAAGTGTTTCAGGTAGCTCTGTCATGTCACTAAAGTTACTGCTAACATTCAGATATTCCAGATTTGTGAGTTTCCCAATGGATTGAGGTAGGCCATGAAGCTCATTGAAATGAACATCAAGATGCCTGAGAGATTTCATTTCTCCAATGGAGGCGGGAAGAAATCGTATCTTGTTCAAATGGATCAAGAGCTTCTCAAGGTTAACAAGTCCAAAACCCATGTTCGTTGGCAGACACATTAAGTTGTTAAAGCTTGCATCCAATTCGACTAGTGACCTACAGTTGCATTAAAGAAAAACTTAACAGAAGCACAAAATAGAAGCATCATGAACTAGACCTGTTCAATAACTAGCTATTAGGAGAAAATAtatgaatgattttatattatatttccaACAAGTCCCCTCACACAAGAGCCTTTTTGGCTTGCAGTGATGACAATACACAAGCTTGCCTACCTTGTGCTTGTGTATGGATTCTTTTTCCTTATAAGAATGGAGGCGgcaaaaaattaaactctagaCCACTTGGTCAAAGAGGCTCTGATAACATATTATGAACTAAGTGAAATGATAGTAACACTCTATTATTGGctgaaatttgttgaaaatcaCAATTCTGTAAGTCTCGCTCCCTGCCTAATAAACTTCACTCGtgacattttagtttttaataaatgttaatCAATAATAGAGAATATGTTAAAAAGAGTGTCTTAGAGAATGTGTTCCTAGCACTTATCTATGAACTAATTATCCCCCAAAACGTAAACTATTAGACAAAGATAcacaaatgattttatattatacaGAAGACACTTCGATTTTAGAACATGCAAGAAACACACCTGCAAAGAGCAATGGATTCAGGAAGAGCAGTTAGCTTGTTTGCTGACACATTAAAGATCTTCAGATTAACCAACAATCCAATAGAGTCAGGTAGGGACTCTAAAACATTAGATGAAACATCCAGCTCCACAAGCCTCTGTAGTCCTGCTATTGAATCAGGAATCACCTGTTTTGACCACATGAAAacatccaaaattaaaattataagcaaCAATAACCAAAGCCATaatcttttttcaaataatcaaCGACAAACGATCCACTGCAGTTTCATCCATTCCTTCTTATTTCATACATGCAGCTGTCTTAaagaatgattaaaaaaagagtaCATTTATCTCACTTGGATCTAGCTTGGACAAGTAAATGACATTTATTCATACACTATCAATTAATTCAGTTAGCTGTATAGTATTTTAAACAGCAAACAAGAAGAATTCACATTTTACACAAGTTGCTTCTCTTCAAAGTAACATgtggattattattttttgtttagtttgagATCATAAGTATCTTGCACATGAAGCAATCCTATTAGAGTCagacaaggttttaaaaaatggtcTGCCACCGTGATTTGGGCCGCAATGTCAAGATTTCTTAACTGTCTGCAACCCCATTGCAACTACATCGGCCGCATACATTTATCCACGATTCCATATTTTTTTGCTACTGAATTGACCATAGACCAATAATTCCCTTATGGTTATATGACACtgtatttttcatatttcaattttCTACAATAGAGTTccattgtaaaaatatttttctattgcgATTTGTCACGATATCAACAAACTGTGACAAAATCGcaacatatttaaaaccttgGAGTCAGATAAGACTACTAAGGATGACACTGCAAAGATCTCCGAGTATTTAACACAAAAACTAAATTCTGAgactattaaaaaaacacacacaaagaTAAACAGAAAACAGTGTATACCTCTAACTGATTCTGAGACAAATTAAGCACAACGAGGCCACGAATCTTCCCGAACGCTTCGGGGAGAATCCTCAAGTGGGACCCAGAGAGATCAACCCTTTCCACTTCCTCACTCTCCGCTTTCTTCAATACCCTAACCACTCCTTCGCTCACTTCTTCAACGACCCCTTTCACCGATTCAGCATAGGCCTCGAGGAGCTTTTTCTCGGAGGCTCTCAGCTGCTTCACGCACTCCTCGTGCGTGTCGTCCACGCGCACCAGCGCGTGGACCACGTGGGCCTCGCCGCCGTCCTCGCGCGCGTGGGGGTCGGCGATCCTGGCGCGGGCGGCGGCGACAGCGGAGGGGTCTGGGCGGGGGCCGAGGGTGCGGAGGAGGGAGAGTGTGGGGGTGACGTTGAGGGTGGAGGCGTGACGGGCGAGTGAGGATAACACGCTGGGGTGGTTCAAGTGAGGGAATTGGGTTAATAGAGATTGGTCTAGCTCTGCGGGGAGGGGTGGGTGTGTTTGGGGATCAAGGTGGTTAAGAAGGTGGGAGAGGAGAGGGAAATCGTTGGTGTTGGGATTGGGATTCATTTTctggatgaagaagaagagaaatttgAGGAAAAATGGTGATGGAAAATTGGGGAGAAATAGAGGGAAGATTCTTTGTTTCAGAAATTCTATATACTCAaacaaaatttaccatttttttaatcaatttatatagagaattttgaaaaagagtcacaattgaAGTGTCGGTAACATTCAACTTCTTTTGTTATTCTATGTTTGGTTTCTACTTCTGGACGTGTTTCTGTTGAACAAGTCTTTGGGcgtattgacaaaaaaaaataatcttattgacCATTTTAGAAGGTTAAGATTTATGAAGTGGTTTATATAGAAATGAATTTAATTGCACTACTATAGAAAGAGTTTAtcaaagtttttgtttttattatttctgtAGGTTATCTTTGATTTTCTGTCAGAGGTGCTCCAAATTCAGTTTAgagaataaattttgttttgtgagttgtttgattattcttaaaacatcaaatatttattttgaagaaataagACTTTGTTTACTTTTGCaactaaatttataatctttaattcaaacatatgtATTTACTTTGTGGATAGTTTTTCTCTGAATGTATATGGAAGACTCAAAttcaacattattgtttaagttaaaa contains:
- the LOC100797180 gene encoding plant intracellular Ras-group-related LRR protein 3, encoding MNPNPNTNDFPLLSHLLNHLDPQTHPPLPAELDQSLLTQFPHLNHPSVLSSLARHASTLNVTPTLSLLRTLGPRPDPSAVAAARARIADPHAREDGGEAHVVHALVRVDDTHEECVKQLRASEKKLLEAYAESVKGVVEEVSEGVVRVLKKAESEEVERVDLSGSHLRILPEAFGKIRGLVVLNLSQNQLEVIPDSIAGLQRLVELDVSSNVLESLPDSIGLLVNLKIFNVSANKLTALPESIALCRSLVELDASFNNLMCLPTNMGFGLVNLEKLLIHLNKIRFLPASIGEMKSLRHLDVHFNELHGLPQSIGKLTNLEYLNVSSNFSDMTELPETLGDLVNLRELDLSNNQIRALPYSFGRLEKLTKLNLDQNPIIVPPIEVVNQGAEAVKEFMAKWWLDLIEEAQQKSMSETQNQQAQTGWLAWGASLLNNVAEVSESVAEYFGAKKAPRDPWLDQQL